The following coding sequences are from one Lolium rigidum isolate FL_2022 chromosome 6, APGP_CSIRO_Lrig_0.1, whole genome shotgun sequence window:
- the LOC124663999 gene encoding aquaporin NIP1-2-like produces MQKILAEILGTYFMIFAGCGSVVVNQRTGGTVTFPGICIVWGLVVMVMVYSVGHVSGAHFNPAVTVAFATCRRFPWKQVPSYVLAQVLGSTLASLTLRLTFGGGHEHFFGTTPSGSYTQAVALEFIISFYLMFVVSGVATDDRAIGELAGLAVGATVLLNVLFAGPITGASMNPARSLGPAIVAGRYGGLWVYVVGPMCGTVAGAWAYNLIRLQDKPITRSSFLKTALKG; encoded by the exons ATGCAGAAG ATTCTTGCAGAGATTTTGGGAACCTACTTCATGATCTTCGCCGGGTGCGGCTCCGTGGTGGTGAACCAGAGGACCGGCGGCACGGTGACGTTCCCAGGGATCTGCATCGTGTGGGGGCTCGTCGTCATGGTCATGGTCTACTCCGTCGGCCACGTCTCCGGTGCGCACTTCAACCCCGCCGTCACCGTCGCCTTCGCCACCTGCCGGCGCTTTCCATGGAAGCAG GTGCCGTCCTATGTCCTGGCACAGGTGCTGGGATCCACGCTTGCTAGCCTAACGCTACGCCTGACGTTCGGCGGCGGGCACGAACACTTCTTCGGGACGACGCCGTCTGGTTCTTACACGCAGGCGGTGGCGCTCGAGTTCATCATCTCCTTCTACCTCATGTTCGTGGTGTCCGGAGTGGCCACAGACGACAGAGCA ATTGGTGAATTAGCCGGTCTCGCCGTCGGTGCCACCGTCTTGCTGAACGTGCTCTTTGCCGG GCCAATCACGGGGGCGTCGATGAACCCGGCAAGGAGCCTCGGGCCAGCGATCGTCGCCGGTCGCTACGGCGGCCTGTGGGTGTACGTCGTCGGCCCTATGTGCGGCACGGTGGCGGGCGCGTGGGCGTACAACCTCATCCGGCTGCAGGACAAGCCGATCACTAGGAGCTCGTTCCTCAAGACCGCGTTAAAGGGTTAA